The following are from one region of the Paenibacillus sp. JZ16 genome:
- a CDS encoding MDR family MFS transporter produces MSDPSAIIRNTSEERAFAIKDILAPLLAVIIGTFMVLLDSTVVNVAVPTLVQYFDSPLQTIQWSIAAYTLALSAVIPLAGWLSDKFQPKRVFLLSIGMFTIGSVLCAFAQTAEQLIAFRVIQGMGGGMVSPIGMAMVYRLAPPDKRGSIIGMFGIPLLLAPALGPVLSGWLIEFVSWQWIFLINLPIGMIGLFVGIKHLPSFSEKEAPSLDIVGMLLGPAAFAMITYGVSEGGVSWTSAKTLSGLIIGGLALVLFIWSCFRQEQPLLELRAFRSADFTRGIIISWIMQAAMFGSVLLFPLLLQQIRGFTPLTTGLILLPQAVGSMIFMPLAGKLFDKVGARPPLVAGMTLMTAALFTMSFVRTDTPLLLIMIVLFFMGSGMGLSMMSLNTHVLNATPKHLVSRVTPLTSASQQVIASFAVAGFTGYLSSRMTSSLPSNPVGANPMESHAASFADTFFLAACIACVGLVLSLFLRKPKQITEESSFH; encoded by the coding sequence ATGTCAGATCCATCTGCAATTATTCGTAACACCTCAGAAGAAAGAGCTTTTGCAATTAAAGACATCCTTGCGCCATTGCTTGCCGTCATCATCGGCACCTTCATGGTCCTGTTGGACAGCACGGTTGTCAATGTCGCCGTACCTACGCTGGTTCAATATTTTGATAGCCCCCTGCAAACCATTCAATGGTCGATCGCCGCATACACGCTTGCATTGTCCGCAGTCATCCCTCTCGCGGGATGGCTGTCGGATAAATTTCAGCCCAAACGGGTGTTTCTCTTATCGATCGGAATGTTTACGATAGGATCCGTGTTATGTGCTTTTGCCCAGACAGCCGAGCAGCTCATCGCCTTTCGGGTTATTCAAGGCATGGGTGGCGGCATGGTATCGCCGATCGGGATGGCCATGGTATACCGTTTGGCACCTCCGGACAAAAGAGGTTCTATCATAGGAATGTTTGGAATTCCATTACTGCTTGCCCCAGCGCTCGGTCCCGTATTGTCCGGATGGCTGATTGAGTTTGTCAGCTGGCAATGGATCTTTCTGATCAATCTCCCCATTGGCATGATCGGACTATTCGTGGGCATCAAACATCTGCCTTCCTTTTCAGAAAAGGAAGCTCCGTCTCTGGACATTGTCGGCATGCTTCTTGGACCCGCAGCTTTTGCCATGATTACTTATGGAGTCAGTGAGGGAGGGGTAAGCTGGACTTCCGCCAAGACTTTATCCGGTCTTATCATTGGTGGGTTAGCACTTGTTCTTTTCATATGGTCTTGCTTTAGACAAGAACAGCCTTTGCTTGAGCTGCGTGCGTTCAGATCGGCTGATTTTACACGTGGCATCATCATCTCCTGGATCATGCAGGCAGCGATGTTCGGCTCCGTGCTACTATTCCCGCTGCTTCTTCAGCAGATTAGAGGTTTCACTCCGCTGACAACCGGGCTCATTCTGCTGCCGCAGGCAGTCGGTTCCATGATCTTTATGCCTCTGGCAGGAAAGCTTTTTGATAAGGTGGGCGCACGTCCCCCGCTTGTAGCCGGAATGACGCTGATGACAGCTGCGTTGTTCACGATGTCCTTTGTTCGAACCGATACCCCTTTACTACTCATCATGATCGTATTGTTCTTCATGGGCTCCGGCATGGGGTTATCGATGATGTCCTTGAATACGCATGTATTAAATGCAACCCCTAAGCACCTTGTAAGCCGGGTTACTCCGCTCACAAGTGCATCACAGCAGGTCATCGCCTCGTTTGCCGTAGCCGGCTTCACGGGATATTTATCTTCCCGGATGACATCAAGCCTGCCGAGTAACCCTGTTGGAGCCAACCCTATGGAGTCCCATGCTGCATCCTTTGCGGACACCTTTTTCCTGGCTGCCTGCATTGCTTGTGTAGGACTGGTTCTCAGCTTGTTTCTTAGAAAACCCAAACAAATAACCGAGGAATCTTCGTTCCATTGA
- a CDS encoding NAD(P)/FAD-dependent oxidoreductase, with amino-acid sequence MKNVIVIGSGILGASTAYQLAKMGAEVLIIDRHDKGQATDAAAGIICPWLSQRRNQAWYQLAKAGARYYPDLVRELISEGETETGYAQVGALSIHEDLDKIRKMEERAHNRKADAPEIGEITRLNEEETHERFPLLRDGYHSVHISGAAHVDGRALRDALIRSAQRNGAKLINGDAALLYQANRVTGAAVGARRFEADEVIVCAGAWANQLLQPLGIHFQVRFQKAQIMHVQATDRQDTGTWPVVMPPSDQYLLSFDNQKIVIGATHENEVKGYDTRITAGGMQEILNKGLALAPGLADSTFQEVRVGFRPFTPGFLPVIGAVPGWEGLITANGLGASGLTMGPFIGSQLAKLALGIPLDIDIDAYDIRTAIEER; translated from the coding sequence ATGAAGAACGTGATCGTCATTGGATCGGGAATACTTGGGGCATCGACTGCTTATCAGTTAGCCAAAATGGGAGCAGAAGTGCTTATTATAGACCGCCATGATAAAGGACAGGCTACGGATGCCGCGGCAGGCATCATCTGCCCCTGGTTATCGCAAAGACGGAATCAGGCTTGGTACCAATTAGCCAAGGCCGGCGCGCGTTATTACCCTGATTTAGTGAGAGAACTCATCAGCGAAGGTGAGACAGAAACGGGCTACGCACAAGTCGGGGCCCTTAGCATTCACGAGGATTTGGATAAAATCCGCAAGATGGAGGAACGGGCTCATAACAGAAAAGCGGATGCTCCGGAAATCGGTGAGATAACCCGGCTGAATGAGGAAGAAACCCATGAGCGTTTCCCATTGCTTCGAGATGGCTATCATTCCGTTCACATTAGCGGCGCCGCCCATGTCGATGGTCGTGCACTGCGCGATGCGCTGATCCGGTCCGCTCAGAGGAACGGGGCCAAGCTTATAAACGGGGATGCCGCATTGTTATATCAAGCTAATCGCGTAACCGGAGCCGCTGTCGGAGCAAGGAGATTTGAGGCAGATGAAGTCATTGTTTGTGCTGGTGCATGGGCTAATCAATTGCTTCAGCCACTAGGCATTCACTTTCAGGTTCGTTTTCAAAAAGCGCAAATCATGCATGTGCAGGCGACTGACCGGCAAGATACAGGCACCTGGCCGGTCGTCATGCCGCCATCGGATCAATATTTACTCTCTTTTGATAACCAGAAGATTGTGATCGGAGCGACTCACGAAAATGAAGTCAAAGGCTACGATACGAGAATAACAGCCGGCGGCATGCAGGAAATCCTGAATAAAGGATTGGCCTTGGCGCCGGGACTAGCTGACAGCACGTTTCAAGAGGTCCGTGTCGGATTTCGTCCGTTTACCCCCGGATTTCTTCCGGTTATAGGTGCTGTCCCTGGCTGGGAAGGCCTTATAACCGCAAACGGACTGGGCGCGTCCGGATTGACGATGGGCCCCTTTATCGGTAGTCAATTAGCGAAATTGGCTCTTGGAATACCACTGGATATCGACATCGATGCTTATGATATTCGTACAGCGATCGAAGAGCGTTGA
- a CDS encoding bifunctional cytochrome P450/NADPH--P450 reductase: MSHMKQVPQPKTYGPLGNLPLLDSAAPVQSLVKVASELGPIFQFQYPGGRRELYVSGHEYVKDACDEKRFDKRIWAPLQNVRPFAGDGLFTSATHEPNWKKAHNILLSSFSQRAMQGYHTKMVDIAMQLIQKWARLNPDESVDVPADMTRLTLDTIGLCGFNYRFNSFYREDNHPFIDSMVRALDEGMNQLHRLGIQDMFMIKKKRQFQEDVQNMFSLVDELIQDRKKYGGEEGDLLAHMLEGVDPDTGERLDQENIRYQMITFLIAGHETTSGLLAFAIYYLLKNPDKLHKAVSEVDRILKDPVPTYNQVRELKYVRMVLSESLRLWPTAPAFSLYAKEDTAIGGTYPIQKGDSVTVLIPGLHRDSRVWGDDVETFRPERFEDPSKVPHDAYKPFGNGQRACIGQQFALQEATLVLGLVLKYFELIDNQSYELKVKETLTLKPEEFHIQVRSRQDGAALLVPAGGKTGANDSEKREYATLSDTTGTNAHHTPLLALYGSNLGTAEGIAREVADAAKHQGFDSQVGTLDDYAGRLPKEGAVIIVTASYNGQPPSNAKAFMEWLEDADVSEIEGVRYAVFGCGDHNWASTYQRIPRLIDDQLAIKGAKRLLTRGESDASGDFEREVDEWTEHLWPDLMQSLGLPLTSVNVAKRSALSVQFVQGAAAVPLAETYQAVTGHVAHTRNLQHADSGRITQHIEISLPAGTDYREGDHLGVLPVNPVTLVQRVLRRFKLDASAHLILSAEGRSGAHLPTGIPVHLDDLLFRSVELQEPATRAQIREMAAYTVCPPHAKELQELLAEATYQAEVRAKRITMLDLLERYEACELPFERFLELLPPLKPRYYSIASSPKVSPNTASITVSVVRGSAWSGQGEYRGVASNYLEQMETGAEVLMFIRSPESGFALPEDPATPMIMIGPGTGVAPFRGFIQARQALREAGQELGAAHLYFGCRNPEQDYLYREEFEQAEREGLVTLHTAFSRIDGVDKCYVQHLMTQDGALLLSLLEAGARMYICGDGSRMAPEVEQTLMLSYRERHGVSAEEAAAWLSGLEASGQYVKDVWAG, encoded by the coding sequence ATGTCGCATATGAAGCAAGTACCTCAACCTAAAACTTACGGACCGCTCGGCAATCTGCCGCTGCTGGATTCCGCTGCTCCGGTCCAATCGCTTGTGAAGGTCGCCTCGGAACTTGGGCCGATATTTCAATTTCAATATCCGGGTGGACGCAGGGAGCTGTACGTCTCCGGCCACGAATATGTCAAGGACGCGTGTGATGAGAAGCGTTTTGATAAACGAATCTGGGCGCCGCTTCAGAATGTCCGTCCTTTTGCAGGTGATGGATTGTTTACGAGCGCTACACACGAGCCCAACTGGAAAAAGGCACATAACATCCTGCTCTCCAGCTTTAGCCAGCGTGCGATGCAAGGCTACCATACCAAAATGGTTGATATCGCGATGCAGCTCATCCAGAAATGGGCTAGGCTCAACCCTGACGAATCTGTGGACGTTCCTGCCGACATGACTCGTCTGACGCTGGATACCATCGGCCTGTGTGGTTTTAATTATCGCTTTAACAGCTTCTACCGGGAAGACAATCACCCGTTTATCGACAGCATGGTGCGGGCCCTTGATGAAGGCATGAATCAGCTGCACCGTCTCGGCATACAGGACATGTTTATGATTAAAAAGAAGCGGCAGTTTCAGGAAGATGTCCAGAACATGTTCTCGCTAGTTGATGAGCTCATACAAGATCGCAAGAAGTATGGCGGTGAAGAAGGGGATTTGCTCGCGCATATGCTGGAAGGCGTCGATCCAGACACAGGCGAGCGCCTGGATCAAGAGAATATTCGTTATCAGATGATTACCTTTCTTATCGCGGGGCATGAGACGACAAGCGGATTGCTGGCCTTTGCTATTTATTATTTGCTGAAAAATCCGGATAAATTGCATAAAGCGGTAAGCGAAGTGGACCGCATTCTGAAAGATCCCGTGCCGACTTACAACCAGGTGCGGGAGCTCAAATACGTCCGCATGGTTCTTAGCGAGTCGCTGCGTTTATGGCCAACGGCGCCTGCCTTCTCGTTATATGCGAAGGAAGATACGGCAATCGGAGGAACCTATCCGATTCAGAAGGGGGACAGCGTAACGGTCCTGATTCCGGGACTGCACAGGGACTCCCGCGTGTGGGGAGACGACGTGGAGACGTTCAGACCGGAGCGCTTCGAAGATCCCAGCAAGGTACCGCATGACGCGTATAAACCATTTGGCAACGGACAACGCGCATGCATCGGGCAGCAGTTTGCGCTGCAGGAGGCAACCTTGGTGCTTGGCCTGGTGCTCAAATATTTTGAATTGATCGATAACCAGTCTTATGAGTTAAAGGTTAAGGAAACACTCACTTTGAAGCCGGAAGAGTTCCATATTCAAGTTCGAAGCCGTCAGGACGGGGCTGCACTGTTGGTTCCGGCAGGAGGCAAGACGGGGGCAAACGATTCGGAGAAGCGGGAATATGCCACGTTGTCCGATACAACCGGGACTAATGCTCATCATACGCCGCTCCTCGCGTTATACGGGTCCAATCTGGGCACGGCAGAGGGAATTGCCCGAGAGGTGGCGGATGCTGCGAAGCACCAAGGGTTCGACAGCCAGGTGGGCACACTGGACGATTATGCCGGAAGGCTTCCGAAGGAAGGCGCCGTCATCATTGTAACCGCCTCGTACAACGGGCAGCCCCCTTCCAATGCCAAAGCATTTATGGAATGGCTGGAGGATGCCGATGTATCAGAAATTGAGGGTGTGCGATATGCGGTATTCGGCTGCGGAGACCACAACTGGGCAAGCACCTATCAGCGGATTCCGCGCTTGATAGACGATCAGCTTGCAATCAAAGGGGCGAAGCGACTGCTTACGCGTGGTGAGAGTGATGCCAGCGGAGACTTTGAGCGTGAAGTCGACGAATGGACGGAGCATTTATGGCCGGATCTGATGCAATCGCTAGGACTCCCTCTTACGTCCGTCAATGTGGCGAAGCGCAGTGCCCTGTCCGTCCAGTTCGTGCAGGGAGCGGCCGCCGTGCCTCTGGCTGAAACCTACCAGGCTGTAACCGGGCACGTTGCTCATACCCGCAATCTGCAGCATGCGGATAGTGGAAGGATCACGCAGCATATCGAAATCTCGCTTCCCGCGGGAACGGATTATCGTGAAGGAGATCATCTGGGGGTGCTTCCGGTCAATCCGGTGACGCTGGTTCAGCGAGTGCTCCGAAGATTCAAACTGGACGCGAGTGCACATCTTATCTTGTCTGCTGAAGGAAGAAGCGGTGCGCATTTGCCGACAGGCATTCCTGTCCATCTGGACGACCTGCTGTTCCGCAGCGTGGAGCTGCAGGAGCCGGCCACAAGAGCACAGATTCGGGAGATGGCCGCTTACACGGTATGCCCGCCGCATGCCAAAGAGCTTCAAGAACTGCTTGCGGAAGCGACCTATCAGGCTGAAGTGCGGGCCAAACGGATCACCATGCTCGACCTGCTGGAGCGGTATGAAGCCTGTGAGCTGCCGTTTGAACGGTTTCTTGAGCTCCTGCCGCCATTGAAGCCGAGATATTATTCGATTGCCAGCTCCCCGAAGGTTAGCCCGAATACGGCAAGCATCACGGTCAGTGTCGTTCGGGGCAGTGCTTGGAGCGGTCAAGGGGAATACCGGGGCGTGGCTTCCAACTATTTGGAACAGATGGAGACGGGCGCAGAGGTTCTGATGTTCATTCGTTCTCCGGAGTCGGGCTTTGCGCTGCCTGAGGATCCGGCAACGCCAATGATTATGATCGGTCCAGGCACGGGCGTGGCTCCGTTCAGGGGGTTCATCCAGGCAAGACAAGCGCTTCGGGAGGCTGGGCAGGAGCTGGGTGCTGCGCATCTGTACTTCGGCTGTCGGAATCCGGAGCAAGACTATCTTTACCGCGAGGAGTTTGAGCAGGCGGAGAGAGAAGGCTTGGTCACCTTGCATACAGCCTTTTCAAGGATAGACGGTGTAGATAAATGCTACGTCCAGCATTTAATGACACAAGACGGAGCGTTATTGCTGTCACTGCTTGAGGCAGGAGCACGAATGTACATTTGCGGTGACGGTTCCCGGATGGCCCCGGAGGTAGAGCAAACACTAATGCTTTCCTATCGGGAAAGACATGGCGTTAGTGCAGAAGAGGCTGCCGCCTGGCTATCCGGGCTGGAGGCGTCGGGACAATATGTAAAAGACGTCTGGGCAGGATGA
- a CDS encoding winged helix-turn-helix transcriptional regulator: MHEETCVPTGVKPQDTGFGYTLSLIGGKYKMIILYWLSENKVMRHNELKRSIGSISFKTLSIMLKELEADELIVRTEYPQVPPKVEYTLSERGLSLIPVLHMMCEWGEKNSVPALEAVQLEA; the protein is encoded by the coding sequence ATGCACGAAGAAACCTGTGTTCCGACTGGCGTGAAACCTCAAGACACCGGCTTTGGTTATACGTTATCCTTGATCGGCGGTAAATATAAAATGATCATCTTGTACTGGCTGTCTGAAAATAAGGTGATGCGGCATAATGAGCTGAAGCGAAGCATTGGTTCTATATCCTTTAAAACGCTAAGCATCATGTTAAAGGAGCTGGAGGCCGATGAGCTAATCGTTCGCACGGAATATCCCCAGGTCCCTCCAAAAGTCGAATACACCTTGTCGGAACGCGGACTATCCCTCATTCCTGTGTTACATATGATGTGCGAGTGGGGAGAGAAAAACAGTGTGCCGGCTCTGGAAGCTGTGCAACTGGAAGCATGA
- a CDS encoding NAD(P)H-dependent oxidoreductase: MKTLVIVTHPNLETSVINKRWVEELRQYPEKYTVHELHRVYPDGNIDVQQEQQLIESHSHLVLQFPIYWFNCPPLLKKWLDDVFAYGWAYGSRGDKLKNRKVALAVSAGIKKEDYREDGRYRYTLAQILTPFETTFLYCDADYRSFFAYYGQEAAPGGNTPDMDLSPPDNALDISARDYLKFIDNM, encoded by the coding sequence TTGAAAACACTTGTTATCGTTACACACCCAAACCTGGAAACATCCGTCATTAATAAGCGGTGGGTAGAAGAACTCCGACAATACCCGGAAAAATATACCGTACACGAATTGCATAGGGTTTATCCCGACGGAAACATTGATGTGCAACAAGAACAACAGCTTATTGAATCGCATAGCCATCTTGTTTTGCAGTTTCCGATCTATTGGTTTAATTGCCCGCCACTCCTCAAGAAATGGCTTGACGATGTTTTTGCTTATGGTTGGGCTTACGGTTCAAGAGGCGATAAATTAAAGAATCGGAAAGTGGCTTTAGCTGTATCCGCCGGCATCAAGAAAGAAGATTATCGGGAAGACGGAAGGTATCGCTACACGCTTGCCCAGATCCTAACTCCTTTTGAAACGACCTTCCTGTACTGCGACGCAGATTATCGTTCGTTCTTTGCCTACTATGGGCAAGAGGCTGCTCCTGGAGGCAACACGCCTGACATGGACCTATCGCCTCCTGATAACGCACTGGATATAAGTGCACGAGACTATTTGAAGTTCATAGACAACATGTGA
- a CDS encoding ZIP family metal transporter, which translates to MVDFFMKFNPIIQALLATLFTWGMTALGAALVFFTKTLNQRLLDSMLGFAGGVMIAASYWSLLAPAIEMSEGNAIGNWFPAAFGFLLGGVFIWGIDKVLPHLHPNSPIGGAEGYNPKVRKRSTLLVLAITLHNIPEGLAVGIAFGALANGGTEASLVGALTLALGIGIQNFPEGVAVSMPLRGDGMSQRKSFFYGQFSGMVEPIAAVIGAVAVAFIEPMLPYALSFAAGAMIFVVAEEVIPSSQEKGNKDLASMSLMFGFVLMMILDVALG; encoded by the coding sequence ATGGTAGATTTTTTTATGAAATTCAATCCCATTATCCAAGCATTACTAGCCACCTTGTTTACTTGGGGAATGACGGCGTTAGGGGCGGCTCTTGTTTTTTTTACAAAAACATTGAACCAGCGTCTGCTGGATAGTATGTTGGGTTTTGCCGGCGGTGTCATGATTGCGGCCAGTTACTGGTCCTTATTGGCTCCAGCCATCGAGATGTCGGAAGGCAATGCGATTGGAAACTGGTTTCCGGCGGCCTTCGGATTTTTATTAGGTGGAGTTTTTATATGGGGAATCGATAAGGTATTACCCCATCTTCATCCCAATTCTCCGATTGGAGGAGCGGAAGGATATAACCCCAAAGTGAGAAAACGGAGTACTCTGCTGGTCCTCGCTATTACCCTCCACAACATTCCGGAAGGGTTAGCGGTCGGGATCGCATTCGGTGCGCTTGCCAATGGAGGGACTGAAGCATCGCTGGTAGGGGCTTTGACGCTGGCCTTGGGCATCGGTATTCAAAACTTCCCGGAGGGCGTTGCAGTTTCCATGCCCTTACGAGGTGACGGAATGTCCCAGAGAAAAAGCTTCTTCTATGGACAGTTCTCGGGTATGGTGGAACCCATTGCCGCGGTAATCGGCGCGGTAGCCGTCGCCTTTATTGAACCCATGCTCCCTTACGCATTGAGTTTCGCGGCCGGTGCGATGATTTTCGTTGTAGCCGAAGAGGTTATTCCAAGTTCGCAAGAAAAAGGGAATAAGGATTTGGCTTCCATGAGTTTAATGTTCGGTTTCGTATTGATGATGATTCTTGATGTGGCGTTGGGATAG
- a CDS encoding DUF4097 family beta strand repeat-containing protein, with protein sequence MQKKTGILIVVAGVLLLLFTMNPRNIFSDVQFGFSFKTKKINDEKTFAADDYRDLSIQTGSSDIEITKGNADEIKVRLNGKVSTKNADQVKLKVEPNGDTLEIGVDVPDGIEFGVNIMDIVLSVEIPEKQWTAAQIESGSGDIEIGNMRGDAVTVKAGSGNINIQEVNAGSLTVYTGSGDIEAMEIEAESFMLESGSGTIEAERYHATTLNFQTGSGDVELKDGESAVQGTTGSGNIHLESERLIHNTDLRAGSGNVNIDLAQEPSSLEVDFQGSSGEGKIEWDGIQYEVKDEDEGRLKGTFGNGDIALKVRTGSGNFKLE encoded by the coding sequence ATGCAAAAGAAAACAGGTATATTGATCGTAGTGGCCGGCGTACTGCTGTTGCTCTTTACGATGAACCCGAGGAACATTTTTTCGGATGTTCAATTCGGATTTTCCTTTAAGACCAAGAAAATTAATGATGAGAAAACATTCGCCGCTGATGATTACCGGGATTTGTCCATTCAAACTGGAAGCTCCGACATTGAAATCACAAAAGGAAATGCAGACGAGATTAAAGTTCGGTTGAACGGAAAGGTAAGCACGAAAAATGCAGACCAAGTGAAATTGAAGGTCGAGCCGAACGGAGATACGCTGGAAATCGGGGTTGATGTTCCTGACGGTATTGAGTTTGGTGTGAATATTATGGATATCGTTTTATCCGTGGAAATACCGGAAAAGCAATGGACAGCGGCCCAAATTGAAAGTGGAAGCGGCGATATCGAGATCGGAAATATGCGTGGAGATGCTGTCACCGTTAAGGCAGGCAGCGGGAATATCAATATTCAGGAAGTAAATGCAGGTTCACTTACGGTGTATACCGGCAGTGGTGATATTGAGGCAATGGAGATTGAAGCCGAATCCTTTATGTTGGAATCCGGATCCGGCACTATAGAGGCGGAACGCTACCATGCCACAACGCTGAACTTTCAGACTGGAAGCGGCGATGTTGAACTGAAAGACGGGGAGTCGGCCGTACAAGGAACGACAGGTTCTGGAAACATACACCTGGAATCGGAGCGGTTGATCCATAATACCGACCTCCGAGCCGGAAGCGGGAACGTAAACATCGATTTGGCTCAAGAGCCTTCCTCCCTGGAAGTTGATTTTCAAGGAAGCTCCGGTGAAGGAAAAATCGAGTGGGACGGAATACAGTATGAGGTAAAAGACGAAGACGAAGGCAGGCTGAAGGGGACGTTCGGCAATGGCGACATAGCGCTGAAAGTTCGCACTGGCTCTGGAAACTTCAAGCTGGAATAA
- a CDS encoding serine hydrolase: MKPNKQSKSRTIRVLAASVLSASLLAFPADIFADTAKPASSTALTQQTGAPVLSAKEVKAFTDAYFAKPQVSDMLAGALVVVVKDDKVLLNTGYGYADLESKKKIDPDRTLFRMASISKSITATAVMQLVEEGKIDLKQDITDYMPDVKITNNTGTPVTVEHLLTHTTGFDFTDDYSLPQHIIQKGEMPLADFIRLNAPAVVRTPGEVYRYDNLASSMQGYIVERVSGEPFEDYVKKHIFTPLQMEHAAFRMDEDIIANLATGYNAERHPFKPYQNIPTIAPEGGMFATGTDMANFITAHLNKGQFGSSRIMKEETKRLMHQTHYDAAGLPLMSYGFESFMHSSHNGQTLIGKGGDLDGYHSWLWLLPDQNVGGLIVVNSDASTSIRAEFFTAFMDHFYPKKQVQPNDFPLNQEQLKKFEGMFRSLRTPIIATQVKAGQGELLVSDALGEHKLTPVGPLRFVDENGTPAAFKEDDNGNVAYMYYTAIDSMSEKLAEPAAYSDVPEENPYAKDIYFMQSLKAFDENEQSTFRPNEPITRAEFVSVISRLAGMKPSDSASSFKDMQGHPLAGYVQNVADMGGVTGTPAQNFEPDQPITRQEAAAIIWRVAQNALGAKAVPAKLSSKPAAWADEAVQFMVGSGMHGPEVTTDANGAADYRPSDKLLRKEAAAIYARLIQQAFGF, translated from the coding sequence ATGAAGCCAAATAAACAAAGCAAATCCAGAACCATTCGTGTCCTGGCAGCCTCCGTACTGTCCGCTAGCCTGCTGGCTTTCCCTGCCGATATCTTTGCCGATACGGCTAAACCCGCCTCAAGTACAGCTTTAACACAGCAAACGGGAGCACCGGTACTGAGTGCCAAAGAAGTCAAGGCGTTCACCGACGCCTATTTTGCCAAACCCCAGGTTTCGGACATGCTGGCTGGTGCGCTTGTTGTGGTCGTAAAAGACGACAAGGTGCTGCTGAATACGGGCTACGGCTATGCCGACCTTGAATCCAAGAAAAAGATTGACCCCGATCGAACCTTGTTCCGCATGGCCTCGATATCCAAATCGATAACCGCGACGGCGGTCATGCAACTGGTAGAGGAAGGAAAAATCGACCTGAAGCAAGACATAACCGATTATATGCCGGATGTTAAAATCACCAACAACACCGGGACACCCGTCACCGTTGAGCATTTATTGACCCATACAACAGGCTTCGACTTTACGGACGACTACTCGCTTCCGCAGCATATCATTCAGAAGGGCGAGATGCCGCTTGCCGACTTTATCCGGTTAAATGCACCGGCTGTGGTTCGCACGCCAGGAGAGGTTTACCGCTATGATAATCTTGCCTCCTCCATGCAGGGCTACATTGTCGAGCGGGTATCAGGAGAACCGTTTGAAGATTATGTAAAAAAGCATATTTTCACCCCGCTACAAATGGAGCACGCTGCATTTCGGATGGATGAGGATATCATCGCAAACCTTGCGACTGGCTACAATGCCGAACGTCATCCGTTTAAGCCGTACCAAAACATACCTACCATCGCGCCGGAAGGCGGCATGTTCGCCACCGGTACCGATATGGCCAATTTCATCACTGCCCATCTAAATAAGGGCCAGTTCGGATCTTCCCGCATTATGAAGGAAGAGACCAAGCGTTTGATGCATCAGACGCATTATGATGCAGCTGGTCTTCCGTTGATGTCATACGGTTTTGAATCGTTCATGCACAGCAGCCATAACGGCCAAACCCTGATTGGCAAAGGTGGCGATTTGGATGGCTATCATTCCTGGCTTTGGCTCCTTCCCGACCAGAATGTCGGAGGCCTGATCGTTGTTAACAGTGACGCGAGCACATCGATCCGAGCCGAATTTTTCACCGCATTTATGGATCATTTTTATCCGAAGAAGCAGGTTCAGCCGAACGACTTCCCGCTTAATCAGGAGCAGCTCAAGAAATTCGAGGGCATGTTCAGAAGTTTGAGAACACCGATTATCGCCACACAGGTGAAGGCCGGCCAAGGTGAGTTGTTAGTCTCGGATGCATTGGGCGAACATAAACTCACGCCGGTCGGTCCGCTGCGATTCGTAGATGAGAACGGTACGCCTGCCGCCTTCAAGGAAGATGATAACGGCAATGTGGCGTATATGTATTATACGGCGATAGACAGCATGTCCGAAAAGCTCGCGGAGCCTGCTGCGTACAGCGACGTTCCGGAAGAGAATCCTTATGCCAAGGATATCTACTTCATGCAGTCCCTCAAGGCTTTTGACGAGAATGAGCAATCCACCTTCCGACCGAATGAACCGATTACGCGGGCAGAGTTTGTCAGTGTTATCAGCCGGCTGGCCGGGATGAAGCCTAGCGATAGCGCGAGTTCGTTTAAGGATATGCAAGGGCACCCTCTCGCTGGTTATGTGCAGAATGTCGCGGACATGGGAGGTGTCACCGGCACACCAGCCCAGAACTTTGAACCGGATCAGCCGATCACGCGCCAAGAGGCTGCTGCTATAATATGGCGTGTGGCCCAAAACGCGCTTGGCGCCAAGGCGGTTCCGGCCAAACTCAGCTCAAAACCGGCTGCATGGGCAGACGAAGCCGTACAGTTCATGGTCGGATCCGGGATGCATGGACCCGAGGTGACAACAGACGCAAACGGGGCCGCCGATTACCGGCCGTCCGACAAACTTCTGCGCAAGGAAGCTGCCGCCATCTATGCGAGACTGATTCAACAAGCCTTTGGTTTTTAA